From a single Populus nigra chromosome 18, ddPopNigr1.1, whole genome shotgun sequence genomic region:
- the LOC133678124 gene encoding uncharacterized protein LOC133678124, translating to MGAFVSRFWFMLFPANEYKIVVVGLDNAGKTTTLYKLHLGEVVTTHPTVGSNVEELVYKNIRFEVWDLGGQDRLRTSWATYYRGTHAVIVVIDSTDRDRISIMKDELFMLLGHDDLQHSVVLVFANKQDLKDAMTPAEIADALSLHSIKNHDWHIQACCALTGDGLYDGLGWIAQTVTGKAPS from the exons ATGGGGGCGTTCGTATCAAGGTTTTGGTTCATGTTGTTTCCGGCAAATGAGTACAAGATTGTGGTAGTTGGGTTAGATAATGCTGGAAAGACAACTACGCTTTACAAATTGCATTTAGGTGAGGTTGTGACGACACACCCTACAGTTGGTAGTAATGTTGAAGAGCTTGTTTACAAGAACATTCGATTTGAG GTCTGGGATCTTGGTGGGCAAGATAGACTCAGGACTTCATGGGCAACATATTATCGTGGAACTCATGCTGTCATCGTGGTGATAGACAGCACTGATAGAGACAGAATCTCCATTATGAAAGATGAACTCTTCATGCTACTGGGACATGATGATTTACAACATTCTGTTGTACTTGTATTTGCAAATAAACAAGACCTCAAGGATGCCATGACACCAGCTGAGATTGCTGATGCTCTTTCTCTTCACAGCATCAAGAATCATGATTGGCATATCCAAGCCTGCTGTGCCCTCACAGGGGATGGTTTATACGATGGTCTAGGGTGGATCGCACAAACAGTTACTGGCAAAGCACCAAGTTGA
- the LOC133677826 gene encoding pre-mRNA cleavage factor Im 25 kDa subunit 2-like isoform X4 — translation MKDGMRASVEAILLVQEHKHPHILLLQIGNTFCKLPEIEGLKRKLTSKLGANSPALVPDWQIGECVAIWWRPNFETIMYPYCPPHITKPKECKKLYLVRLSEREYFAVPKNLKLLAVPLFELYDNVQRYGPVISTIPQQLSRFQFNMITTT, via the exons ATGAAAGACGGGATGAGGGCAAGTGTGGAAGCTATTTTGCTG GTACAGGAACACAAGCATCCTCACATACTTCTTCTGCAAATTGGAAACACTTTCTGCAAACTTCCTG AAATAGAGGGTTTGAAAAGAAAGCTGACAAGCAAACTTGGGGCTAACTCACCTGCTCTTGTGCCAGACTGGCAG ATTGGTGAATGTGTGGCTATCTGGTGGAGGCCAAACTTTGAAACAATTATGTATCCATATTGCCCTCCACACATAACAAAGCCCAAG GAATGCAAGAAACTTTACCTTGTTCGCTTATCTGAAAGAGAGTACTTTGCAGTGCCGAAAAATCTGAAATTGCTCGCTGTGCCATTGTTTGAGCTCTATGATAATGTGCAG AGATATGGGCCAGTCATATCGACCATTCCTCAACAGCTTTCAAGATTCCAGTTCAACATGATTACTACTACTTGA
- the LOC133677813 gene encoding jacalin-related lectin 19: MENGKEQSAARKKSTILVGPWGGNGGNSWDDGIYHGVREITIVYDQCIDSIQVVYDKNGKPITAENHGGVGGSRTAEIKLQYPEEYLTSVSGHYCPVVYGGSPVIRSLSFSSNKRTFGPFGVEEGTPFTLSMDGASIVGFKGRGGWYLDAIGFRLSRIQSTKVLKKFQQKLQRLTSTVSKSSASKDAERTY; the protein is encoded by the exons ATG GAAAATGGGAAGGAACAATCAGCTGCGAGAAAGAAGAGTACCATATTAGTTGGACCATGGGGAGGGAATGGAGGGAATAGCTGGGATGATGGGATCTACCATGGAGTAAGAGAAATCACAATTGTTTATGATCAATGCATCGACTCGATCCAGGTTGTGTATGACAAGAATGGCAAGCCTATCACAGCAGAAAACCATGGAGGTGTTGGAGGCAGTAGAACAGCTGAG ATTAAGTTGCAATATCCGGAGGAGTACTTAACCAGTGTGAGTGGCCATTACTGCCCAGTAGTCTATGGTGGCAGTCCTGTGATTCGATCATTATCATTCAGCAGCAACAAAAGAACATTTGGACCATTTGGAGTTGAAGAAGGAACGCCATTTACACTTTCAATGGACGGAGCATCGATTGTGGGCTTTAAGGGTAGAGGTGGATGGTATCTTGATGCCATTGGGTTTCGTTTATCTCGTATTCAATCCACCAAAgttctcaaaaaatttcaacaaaagcTTCAAAGGCTCACCAGTACGGTTTCAAAGTCCTCTGCCTCCAAGGATGCTGAAAGAACCTACTGA
- the LOC133677826 gene encoding pre-mRNA cleavage factor Im 25 kDa subunit 2-like isoform X1, which translates to METDTSVADRLARMKVNYMKDGMRASVEAILLVQEHKHPHILLLQIGNTFCKLPGGRLKPGENEIEGLKRKLTSKLGANSPALVPDWQIGECVAIWWRPNFETIMYPYCPPHITKPKECKKLYLVRLSEREYFAVPKNLKLLAVPLFELYDNVQRYGPVISTIPQQLSRFQFNMITTT; encoded by the exons ATGGAGACAGACACTTCTGTTGCTGATCGACTTGCTCGCATGAAAGTAAA TTATATGAAAGACGGGATGAGGGCAAGTGTGGAAGCTATTTTGCTG GTACAGGAACACAAGCATCCTCACATACTTCTTCTGCAAATTGGAAACACTTTCTGCAAACTTCCTGGTGGGCGTTTGAAGCCTGGAGAGAATG AAATAGAGGGTTTGAAAAGAAAGCTGACAAGCAAACTTGGGGCTAACTCACCTGCTCTTGTGCCAGACTGGCAG ATTGGTGAATGTGTGGCTATCTGGTGGAGGCCAAACTTTGAAACAATTATGTATCCATATTGCCCTCCACACATAACAAAGCCCAAG GAATGCAAGAAACTTTACCTTGTTCGCTTATCTGAAAGAGAGTACTTTGCAGTGCCGAAAAATCTGAAATTGCTCGCTGTGCCATTGTTTGAGCTCTATGATAATGTGCAG AGATATGGGCCAGTCATATCGACCATTCCTCAACAGCTTTCAAGATTCCAGTTCAACATGATTACTACTACTTGA
- the LOC133677825 gene encoding pentatricopeptide repeat-containing protein At3g29230-like, whose protein sequence is MPCNLELKISKTLPKCTFQHLKQIHALIISCSLSKNIKIFSKFLRRTTEFGRMDYSNLIFSQMGHDSSAEIVIWNAMIRGYAFNGPFQECIRMFDEMPQRGLKPHNFTYPYVINSCCELEWYGRGKRVHCEIVKSGFESSYAVANSLFNMYLKMPASFDVGLASNCKLDDARKIFDDMRVRPVELWNQMIGKYVNMGDVKSARELFDIMPERDIVSWNSMILGYAKAGKVANARGLFEKMPEKNVISWTSMIGAYADTDDLETARSFFETMPQRNVVSWNSMISSCAKHGKFVESLNLFVQMQSEGVTPDGYTFVSVLSACSNLGDVEFGKYIHYLIGDLSQSEVMVGTALTEMYSQCGDVDKAFAVFIKIGKRDVFCWNVIIKALALHGRSEEAIKIFLLMRKTGLKPNDFTFTSALFACSHGGLVEEGHIIFNSMEKDYKIIPKITHYGCLIDMLCRNGQLEEAMLLVEDMPFEPDVAIWGALLGGCRVTGDLKLAEKVVEKATEFETNESGVYVLLSNIHASAGQWIEAADERKKMDGKKISKKAGSSVV, encoded by the coding sequence ATGCCTTGTAACTTAGAactaaaaatctcaaaaacattGCCAAAATGCACATTCCAACATCTGAAACAAATCCATGCCTTGATAATCTCTTGTTCTCTctccaaaaacatcaaaatattctCCAAATTTCTTCGTCGAACCACCGAGTTCGGCAGAATGGATTATTCCAATCTAATATTCTCTCAAATGGGTCACGATTCCAGTGCAGAAATCGTTATTTGGAATGCCATGATCAGAGGGTATGCGTTCAATGGCCCTTTTCAGGAATGTATACGGATGTTCGACGAAATGCCTCAGAGAGGACTAAAGCCTCACAACTTCACGTATCCTTATGTAATCAACTCTTGTTGTGAATTGGAGTGGTATGGAAGGGGAAAGAGGGTACATTGCGAGATTGTAAAGTCTGGATTTGAGTCGAGCTACGCGGTTGCCAATTCTCTATTTAACATGTATTTGAAAATGCCGGCGTCTTTTGACGTGGGTCTGGCCAGTAATTGCAAGTTAGATGATGCTCGTAAGATTTTTGATGATATGCGTGTCAGACCGGTAGAATTATGGAATCAAATGATAGGTAAGTACGTAAACATGGGTGATGTCAAGTCAGCAAGAGAGTTGTTTGATATTATGCCTGAAAGAGATATTGTTTCTTGGAATTCTATGATTTTAGGTTATGCCAAAGCTGGAAAAGTCGCAAATGCGAGaggtttgtttgagaaaatgcCAGAGAAGAATGTTATTTCATGGACTTCGATGATTGGAGCATATGCTGATACAGACGATCTTGAAACAGCTAGAAGCTTTTTTGAGACAATGCCACAGAGGAATGTGGTTTCGTGGAATTCAATGATTTCAAGTTGTGCTAAACACGGGAAATTCGTAgaaagtttgaatctttttgtCCAAATGCAATCAGAAGGAGTGACCCCAGATGGCTATACTTTTGTTTCTGTTCTGTCAGCGTGTTCTAATTTAGGTGATGTGGAGTTTGGGAAATATATACACTATCTAATTGGAGATTTGTCTCAATCGGAAGTCATGGTAGGGACTGCTCTTACAGAAATGTATTCTCAATGTGGAGATGTAGATAAAGCTTTTGCAGTTTTTATCAAGATAGGAAAGAGGGATGTTTTTTGCTGGAATGTCATTATCAAGGCATTAGCTCTACATGGAAGATCAGAGGAGGCTATCAAAATCTTCTTACTGATGCGAAAGACCGGATTGAAGCCAAACGATTTCACGTTTACTAGCGCTTTGTTTGCTTGTAGCCATGGAGGTTTGGTGGAAGAAGGCCACATAATCTTTAATAGCATGGAGAAAGATTACAAGATAATTCCAAAGATTACACATTATGGTTGCTTAATTGACATGCTTTGCCGGAATGGCCAGCTTGAGGAAGCAATGCTTCTAGTGGAAGATATGCCCTTTGAACCTGACGTTGCTATATGGGGAGCCTTGCTTGGGGGTTGTAGAGTTACAGGTGACTTGAAGTTAGCAGAAAAGGTAGTAGAGAAAGCTACTGAGTTCGAAACAAATGAATCGGGAGTCTATGTGCTGTTGTCAAATATCCATGCCTCCGCAGGTCAGTGGATAGAGGCTGcagatgaaagaaaaaagatggatgGGAAGAAAATATCGAAGAAGGCAGGTAGCAGTGTTGTTTAG
- the LOC133678247 gene encoding WD repeat-containing protein RUP2, which produces MKNLSTKFHPHSHHHTQESQNQEKEAIGEEQEQQQEKARCEWDFSLTTIVSSGNNNITSSTPAISDALGVIEFDQTSSIIATGGIARKIRIYNFKSLFAHENTSQNAHEIICLDHARACDYYICTPAKLSSIRWKPRSDGRVLGSGDYDGVVMEYNLERRIPIFERDEHGGRRVWSVDYSHWDPVLGASGSDDGTMQMWDTRCESGEGVATVQPGVGRSAVCCVEFNPFGGPIVAVGCADRRVYGYDIRMTVDPVFVLDGHRKTVTYIKFLDNVTLVSASIDGCLKLWDSDNSSVIRSYKGHVNSRSFIGLSVWRNGGLLGCGSENNKVFVYDRRWGEPIWVHESNPVGRDGCGGGFVSSVCWRQVEEDQCTLVAGGSDGDLQVFQGRRKS; this is translated from the coding sequence ATGAAAAACCTCTCCACTAAATTCCATCCGCATAGTCACCACCACACACAAGAAtctcaaaaccaagaaaaagaagcCATAGGGgaagaacaagaacaacaacaagaaaaagcTAGGTGTGAATGGGATTTCAGTCTCACAACAATTGTTTCATCCGGCAACAACAACATCACTAGTAGTACTCCAGCCATATCGGATGCTCTAGGGGTGATCGAATTCGACCAGACGAGCAGCATCATTGCCACAGGTGGAATAGCAAGAAAGATAAGAATTTACAACTTCAAGTCTTTGTTTGCACATGAAAATACTAGCCAAAATGCGCACGAAATTATTTGCTTAGACCATGCTAGGGCTTGTGACTATTATATTTGTACCCCAGCTAAGCTTAGTAGCATCCGATGGAAACCCAGGTCGGACGGGCGGGTTCTAGGGTCTGGAGACTACGACGGGGTGGTGATGGAATATAATCTTGAGAGGAGAATACCAATCTTCGAACGAGATGAACATGGCGGGCGAAGGGTTTGGAGTGTGGACTACTCACATTGGGATCCGGTTTTGGGTGCATCCGGGTCGGATGATGGAACCATGCAAATGTGGGACACACGTTGCGAGAGTGGGGAAGGCGTGGCTACTGTTCAGCCTGGTGTGGGTCGCAGTGCCGTGTGTTGCGTGGAGTTCAATCCATTTGGTGGACCAATAGTAGCCGTCGGATGCGCTGACAGAAGGGTATACGGGTACGACATTCGAATGACGGTTGACCCGGTATTTGTTCTTGATGGGCATAGGAAGACCGTGACGTACATTAAATTTCTCGATAATGTTACATTGGTGTCTGCTAGCATTGATGGATGCTTGAAGCTATGGGATTCGGATAATTCAAGCGTAATCCGGTCATACAAGGGGCACGTCAACAGCCGGAGCTTCATCGGATTGTCAGTGTGGAGGAATGGAGGCTTATTAGGGTGTGGGTCAGAAAACAATAAGGTTTTTGTGTATGACAGAAGATGGGGCGAGCCAATATGGGTTCACGAGTCTAACCCAGTGGGTAGGGATGGGTGTGGCGGCGGGTTCGTTAGCAGTGTGTGCTGGAGGCAAGTGGAGGAAGACCAGTGCACGCTCGTGGCAGGAGGATCAGATGGGGACTTGCAAGTTTTTCAAGGCAGAAGGAAGTCATAG
- the LOC133677826 gene encoding pre-mRNA cleavage factor Im 25 kDa subunit 2-like isoform X2: protein METDTSVADRLARMKVNYMKDGMRASVEAILLVQEHKHPHILLLQIGNTFCKLPEIEGLKRKLTSKLGANSPALVPDWQIGECVAIWWRPNFETIMYPYCPPHITKPKECKKLYLVRLSEREYFAVPKNLKLLAVPLFELYDNVQRYGPVISTIPQQLSRFQFNMITTT, encoded by the exons ATGGAGACAGACACTTCTGTTGCTGATCGACTTGCTCGCATGAAAGTAAA TTATATGAAAGACGGGATGAGGGCAAGTGTGGAAGCTATTTTGCTG GTACAGGAACACAAGCATCCTCACATACTTCTTCTGCAAATTGGAAACACTTTCTGCAAACTTCCTG AAATAGAGGGTTTGAAAAGAAAGCTGACAAGCAAACTTGGGGCTAACTCACCTGCTCTTGTGCCAGACTGGCAG ATTGGTGAATGTGTGGCTATCTGGTGGAGGCCAAACTTTGAAACAATTATGTATCCATATTGCCCTCCACACATAACAAAGCCCAAG GAATGCAAGAAACTTTACCTTGTTCGCTTATCTGAAAGAGAGTACTTTGCAGTGCCGAAAAATCTGAAATTGCTCGCTGTGCCATTGTTTGAGCTCTATGATAATGTGCAG AGATATGGGCCAGTCATATCGACCATTCCTCAACAGCTTTCAAGATTCCAGTTCAACATGATTACTACTACTTGA
- the LOC133677826 gene encoding pre-mRNA cleavage factor Im 25 kDa subunit 2-like isoform X3 translates to MKDGMRASVEAILLVQEHKHPHILLLQIGNTFCKLPGGRLKPGENEIEGLKRKLTSKLGANSPALVPDWQIGECVAIWWRPNFETIMYPYCPPHITKPKECKKLYLVRLSEREYFAVPKNLKLLAVPLFELYDNVQRYGPVISTIPQQLSRFQFNMITTT, encoded by the exons ATGAAAGACGGGATGAGGGCAAGTGTGGAAGCTATTTTGCTG GTACAGGAACACAAGCATCCTCACATACTTCTTCTGCAAATTGGAAACACTTTCTGCAAACTTCCTGGTGGGCGTTTGAAGCCTGGAGAGAATG AAATAGAGGGTTTGAAAAGAAAGCTGACAAGCAAACTTGGGGCTAACTCACCTGCTCTTGTGCCAGACTGGCAG ATTGGTGAATGTGTGGCTATCTGGTGGAGGCCAAACTTTGAAACAATTATGTATCCATATTGCCCTCCACACATAACAAAGCCCAAG GAATGCAAGAAACTTTACCTTGTTCGCTTATCTGAAAGAGAGTACTTTGCAGTGCCGAAAAATCTGAAATTGCTCGCTGTGCCATTGTTTGAGCTCTATGATAATGTGCAG AGATATGGGCCAGTCATATCGACCATTCCTCAACAGCTTTCAAGATTCCAGTTCAACATGATTACTACTACTTGA